In Sphingomonas crocodyli, a genomic segment contains:
- the ctaD gene encoding cytochrome c oxidase subunit I, producing MSLHDQDDPTLRAAQEERLRAVWAQPKGLFFRWTDTNNNQVGVWYTLTAFGFMLFAGVLALIMRAQLAVPDNDLVEAGTFNQLFTLHGSMMMFLFAVPMFEAVSIILLPQLLGARDLPFPRLSAFGYWSFLIGGIFVSGSIFFDAAPDGGWFMYPPLTTRTDLSGLGADIWMLGLSFIEVSSVAAAVELIVGVLKCRPPGMRLNLMPLYAWYILVVAVMILFAFPPLIAGDILFEMERLLNWPFFDARRGGDPLLWQHLFWIFGHPEVYIIFLPSIALFAMLVPTFARRHLLGYPWIVLAAVGTAFLSFGLWVHHMFTTGLPKISLAFFSAASEAVAIPTGVQIFVFIATLWAGRVTWSTPLLYATGSLAIFVIGGLTGVMVAVAPFDWQAHDSYFVVAHLHYVLIGGTLMPLFAGLYYYWPLITGKKLSDRLGRIGFWLMFVGANIAFFPMHLSGLMGMPRRVFTYPAELGLGGLNLASTIGAYLFAAGVAVVCVDLCLSPRRKKAERNPWNAGTLEWLAQPDDENWGVRSVPLIESRYPLWDQKDFVKKVDEGRYFLPDAEEGRRETIVTTVLDARPLAVIRLGEPSVKPMLTAAVLGGVFILTTYHLYWAALACGVATLACTIWWLWTGTAQIPEKPCKPIGHGIELPLYLSGPSAPGWWAMFITMMADATAFSGLVFGYFFFWTRHEDFPPMALADGPGIVWPLAALALGLVSWLLTIGAREVHARSGVGAARLMLLVGIAASLAGIGAGLAGPWTTGMDPEAHSYPAIVWTLVIWTTAHSGVAAIMQAYALARSLAGRMNPQHDADLRNVTVYMHFFALTAVLTYAVIGLFPEVA from the coding sequence ATGAGCCTGCACGATCAGGATGATCCCACGCTTCGGGCGGCGCAGGAGGAGCGGCTGCGCGCGGTGTGGGCGCAGCCCAAGGGGCTGTTCTTCCGCTGGACCGACACGAACAACAATCAGGTGGGCGTCTGGTACACGCTGACCGCGTTCGGCTTCATGCTCTTTGCCGGGGTGCTGGCGCTAATCATGCGCGCGCAGCTGGCGGTGCCGGACAATGATCTGGTCGAGGCGGGCACCTTCAACCAGCTGTTCACGCTGCACGGCTCGATGATGATGTTCCTGTTCGCCGTGCCGATGTTCGAAGCGGTGTCGATCATCCTGCTGCCGCAACTGCTGGGCGCACGCGACCTGCCGTTTCCGCGGCTGTCTGCCTTCGGTTACTGGTCTTTCCTGATCGGCGGCATCTTCGTGTCGGGATCGATCTTCTTCGATGCCGCGCCCGATGGCGGCTGGTTCATGTATCCGCCGTTGACCACGCGCACTGATCTGTCCGGGCTGGGCGCCGACATCTGGATGTTGGGCCTGAGCTTCATTGAGGTGTCGTCGGTCGCCGCCGCCGTCGAACTGATCGTCGGCGTGCTCAAATGCCGGCCGCCGGGGATGCGGCTCAACCTGATGCCGCTCTATGCCTGGTATATTCTGGTCGTGGCGGTGATGATCCTGTTCGCCTTCCCGCCGCTGATCGCGGGCGACATATTGTTCGAGATGGAGCGGCTGCTGAACTGGCCCTTCTTCGATGCGCGGCGCGGCGGCGATCCCTTACTGTGGCAGCACCTGTTCTGGATCTTCGGTCATCCCGAGGTTTACATCATCTTCCTGCCTTCGATCGCCTTGTTCGCGATGTTGGTGCCCACCTTCGCGCGGCGGCATCTGCTCGGCTATCCGTGGATCGTGCTGGCGGCGGTGGGGACGGCGTTCCTGTCCTTCGGCCTGTGGGTCCACCACATGTTCACCACGGGACTACCCAAGATCAGCCTCGCTTTCTTCTCGGCGGCGTCCGAGGCGGTCGCGATCCCGACCGGCGTTCAGATCTTCGTGTTCATCGCGACCTTGTGGGCGGGCCGCGTGACGTGGTCGACGCCCTTGCTCTATGCGACGGGCAGCCTCGCCATCTTCGTCATCGGCGGATTGACGGGCGTGATGGTCGCGGTGGCCCCGTTCGACTGGCAGGCGCACGACAGCTATTTCGTGGTCGCGCACCTGCATTATGTGTTGATCGGCGGCACGCTGATGCCGCTGTTCGCCGGCCTCTATTATTATTGGCCGCTGATCACGGGGAAGAAGCTGTCCGATCGGCTCGGCCGCATCGGCTTCTGGCTGATGTTCGTGGGCGCCAATATCGCCTTCTTCCCGATGCACCTGTCCGGCCTGATGGGGATGCCGCGCCGCGTGTTCACCTATCCCGCCGAGCTGGGGCTTGGCGGGCTCAACCTGGCGTCGACGATCGGCGCCTATCTGTTCGCGGCGGGCGTCGCGGTGGTCTGCGTCGATCTGTGCCTGTCACCGCGCCGGAAGAAGGCGGAGCGCAATCCTTGGAATGCCGGGACGCTCGAATGGCTCGCCCAGCCCGATGACGAAAATTGGGGCGTGCGATCGGTGCCGCTGATCGAAAGCCGCTATCCGCTGTGGGACCAGAAGGATTTCGTGAAGAAGGTCGACGAAGGCCGTTATTTCCTGCCCGATGCGGAGGAAGGGCGGCGCGAGACGATCGTGACCACGGTGCTCGATGCTCGCCCGCTCGCGGTGATCCGGCTGGGTGAGCCGAGCGTCAAGCCGATGCTGACGGCGGCGGTGCTGGGCGGGGTGTTCATCCTTACCACCTATCATCTCTATTGGGCTGCGCTGGCGTGCGGCGTGGCGACGCTCGCCTGCACGATCTGGTGGTTGTGGACCGGCACCGCGCAGATTCCGGAAAAGCCGTGCAAGCCGATCGGCCACGGTATCGAACTGCCGCTCTATCTGTCCGGTCCCTCGGCGCCCGGATGGTGGGCGATGTTCATCACGATGATGGCCGATGCGACCGCATTTTCCGGGTTGGTCTTCGGCTATTTCTTCTTCTGGACGCGGCATGAGGATTTCCCGCCGATGGCGTTGGCCGACGGGCCGGGCATCGTCTGGCCGTTGGCCGCGCTGGCGCTTGGCTTGGTGAGCTGGCTCCTGACGATCGGTGCGCGCGAGGTGCATGCGCGATCGGGCGTCGGCGCCGCCCGCCTGATGCTGCTCGTCGGGATCGCTGCCAGTCTCGCCGGCATCGGCGCGGGCCTCGCCGGCCCCTGGACGACGGGCATGGATCCGGAGGCGCACAGCTATCCGGCGATCGTGTGGACGCTGGTGATCTGGACGACCGCGCATTCGGGCGTCGCCGCAATCATGCAGGCCTATGCGCTGGCGCGCAGTCTCGCCGGGCGGATGAACCCGCAGCATGACGCCGATCTGCGCAACGTGACCGTTTACATGCACTTCTTTGCGCTGACCGCGGTGCTCACCTATGCCGTGATCGGTCTGTTCCCGGAGGTCGCATGA
- a CDS encoding cytochrome c oxidase assembly protein — translation MKRGALICGLAALPVGWMLAAGELGMIGHMAGHMIAVAVAAPLVAWGLSGGRIDSAARWPGIVAPMPMMLVELATVWLWHLPALRAAAHGSPIVLAAEQLCFLIAGWLLWASVFHAPQRMAGIGALLLTSMHMTLLGVLIGLAPRPLYPDMHHAGLAPLIDQQLGGVVMLLVGAASYFIGGLVLLAALLRQKGGAAA, via the coding sequence GTGAAACGTGGGGCGCTGATCTGCGGTCTGGCCGCATTGCCGGTCGGCTGGATGCTTGCGGCAGGCGAGCTGGGCATGATCGGCCATATGGCGGGGCATATGATCGCGGTTGCGGTGGCCGCGCCGCTGGTCGCGTGGGGACTGTCGGGCGGGCGGATCGACTCGGCAGCGCGCTGGCCAGGGATTGTCGCGCCGATGCCGATGATGCTGGTCGAACTCGCGACGGTCTGGCTCTGGCACCTGCCCGCGCTGCGTGCGGCGGCGCATGGCTCGCCGATCGTGCTGGCGGCGGAGCAGCTTTGCTTTCTCATCGCGGGATGGCTGCTCTGGGCATCCGTTTTCCACGCGCCGCAGCGCATGGCCGGGATCGGCGCGCTGCTGCTCACCTCGATGCACATGACCCTGCTGGGTGTGCTGATCGGACTGGCGCCACGCCCGCTCTATCCGGACATGCATCATGCCGGCCTAGCGCCGCTGATCGACCAGCAACTGGGCGGCGTCGTAATGCTGCTGGTGGGAGCGGCAAGCTACTTCATTGGCGGTCTCGTTCTTCTCGCCGCGCTGTTGCGGCAAAAGGGAGGGGCGGCGGCATGA